One genomic region from Thermoleptolyngbya sichuanensis A183 encodes:
- a CDS encoding glycosyltransferase family 4 protein, giving the protein MKLCIVTHRVVPGDGQGRVNYAIVQHALAVGHSVTLLASEVAPDLVPHPGVTWVAIPSEGLPTELLRNLVFSWHSRRWLTKHAVEFDVIKLNGAITDFPAGVNAVHFVHHDWLRFAKQSLRESSANHPPGLRGLYQRLYTLLNAHWEKQAFQQATVLVAVSQQVKQGLLRLGVPASKIRVVLNGVDATEFVPGSVERDRWGLPGNVPMGLFAGDIKTPRKNLDTVLRALAQVAGLHLAVAGDLQGSPYPRLAQDLGVGDRVHFLGYRRDLKDLMQAADLFIFPSRYEACSLVLLEAMATGLPVVTAATTGGAEIVTPDCGVVLPDPNDVEHLAQTLNALIADSTRRSQLGQAARRRAEAHTWSAMAQQYLDLFDALCCPAAADHPQTANHETYRHHSHLLPR; this is encoded by the coding sequence GTGAAACTTTGCATTGTGACGCATCGGGTGGTTCCAGGAGACGGGCAGGGGCGCGTCAACTACGCCATTGTGCAGCACGCGCTGGCAGTAGGGCATTCGGTAACGCTGCTGGCCAGCGAGGTTGCGCCAGACTTGGTGCCGCATCCGGGGGTGACTTGGGTGGCAATTCCGTCCGAGGGGCTGCCGACCGAGTTGCTAAGAAACTTGGTGTTTTCCTGGCACAGTCGGCGCTGGCTGACAAAGCACGCGGTCGAGTTCGATGTGATTAAGCTCAACGGCGCGATTACCGATTTTCCGGCAGGGGTCAACGCGGTGCATTTTGTCCACCATGACTGGCTGCGATTCGCGAAGCAATCCCTGCGGGAATCGTCCGCCAATCACCCTCCTGGACTGCGGGGTCTGTATCAGCGGCTCTACACCCTCCTGAATGCCCATTGGGAAAAACAGGCATTTCAACAGGCGACGGTTTTGGTGGCGGTTTCTCAGCAGGTCAAGCAGGGGCTGCTGAGGCTAGGAGTGCCTGCGTCGAAGATTCGAGTCGTGCTAAACGGAGTGGATGCCACAGAGTTTGTGCCGGGTTCTGTGGAGCGCGATCGCTGGGGACTGCCGGGGAACGTGCCGATGGGCCTATTTGCAGGAGATATCAAAACGCCGCGCAAAAACCTAGACACTGTGCTTCGCGCCCTAGCTCAGGTGGCTGGGCTGCATCTGGCAGTGGCGGGCGATCTGCAGGGCAGCCCCTATCCCCGCTTGGCACAGGATTTGGGGGTGGGCGATCGCGTTCATTTTTTGGGTTATCGCCGCGACCTCAAGGATCTGATGCAAGCCGCCGACCTGTTCATTTTTCCATCCCGATACGAAGCCTGTTCGCTCGTGCTGCTAGAAGCCATGGCCACCGGACTGCCAGTGGTGACTGCGGCAACCACGGGCGGCGCAGAAATCGTCACCCCCGACTGCGGCGTGGTGCTGCCCGACCCCAACGACGTGGAGCATCTGGCCCAAACGCTGAACGCGCTGATTGCCGACTCCACGCGGCGATCGCAACTGGGCCAGGCGGCCCGTCGCCGCGCCGAAGCCCACACCTGGAGCGCAATGGCGCAGCAATATTTGGACTTGTTTGACGCGCTGTGCTGCCCTGCCGCTGCTGATCATCCCCAAACTGCCAACCATGAAACTTACCGTCATCATTCCCACCTACTGCCGCGCTGA
- a CDS encoding O-antigen ligase domain-containing protein, translating to MEVISSPQPSASQSLPGWIAIAGVFGIATLGALVGAGSLVRLFFPASALLVAVLLYFRYPLLYVGFAWWVWFLTPLLRRVSDYNSFWDEKGVILLAPYLVTFVSVLTLVRYLPRTSKIGGLPFVLAMASVVYAFLIGLILDNPPLAVVRSFLDWICPILFGFHLFANWRDYPSYRSNFQRVFLWCVLLTGLYGIYQFMVAPPWDGFWLIRTKLVSFGKPEPFEIRVWSTMHSPGPFAVVMMAGLLLLFSERSVLGIPAAVSGYLSILLSMVRSAWGGWVAGLLAAFASTTPKYQMRLVVTILVLVLCVTPLTAMEPFDEVISERVESISNLARDQSFRDRSRNHDRDFNVAITRGLGRGMGSTWIVNERNGKLEMIVLDSAILDIFFTLGWAGALPYLGGVIFLLVSLFKDSAARSDPFASTARGISLAVFFQFIFSSVMLGLSGMILWGFMGIALAASRYHRHRKNLLKVL from the coding sequence ATGGAAGTCATTTCGAGTCCGCAGCCGAGTGCCAGTCAGTCCTTACCCGGATGGATTGCGATCGCCGGGGTGTTTGGCATTGCCACGCTGGGGGCCCTGGTAGGGGCAGGGAGCCTGGTGCGGCTGTTTTTTCCGGCCTCGGCGCTGCTGGTGGCGGTGTTGCTCTACTTCCGCTATCCGCTGCTCTACGTTGGGTTTGCCTGGTGGGTCTGGTTTCTCACACCGCTGCTGCGGCGCGTCAGCGACTACAACAGCTTTTGGGATGAAAAGGGCGTGATTCTGCTTGCGCCCTATCTGGTCACGTTTGTCAGCGTGCTAACGCTGGTGCGCTATCTGCCCCGCACGTCGAAAATTGGCGGACTGCCCTTTGTGCTGGCAATGGCGAGTGTAGTCTATGCCTTTTTGATCGGACTCATTCTCGATAATCCGCCGCTTGCCGTGGTTCGCTCTTTCCTAGACTGGATTTGCCCAATTCTGTTTGGCTTTCATCTGTTTGCAAACTGGCGCGACTATCCCAGCTACCGCAGCAATTTCCAGCGTGTATTTCTCTGGTGTGTCTTGCTCACAGGGCTGTACGGCATCTACCAATTCATGGTTGCGCCGCCGTGGGACGGTTTTTGGCTAATTCGCACCAAGCTGGTCAGCTTTGGCAAGCCCGAACCGTTTGAAATCCGCGTCTGGAGCACCATGCACTCGCCCGGTCCGTTTGCGGTGGTGATGATGGCAGGGCTGCTGCTGCTGTTTTCGGAGCGCAGCGTATTGGGTATTCCAGCAGCCGTCAGCGGCTACCTGTCTATTCTGCTCAGCATGGTGCGCTCGGCCTGGGGCGGCTGGGTGGCGGGGCTGCTGGCGGCCTTTGCCTCTACCACGCCCAAGTATCAAATGCGGCTGGTGGTCACGATTTTGGTGCTGGTGCTGTGCGTCACGCCGCTGACGGCAATGGAGCCGTTTGATGAGGTGATTAGCGAACGGGTCGAGTCGATTTCTAACCTCGCCCGCGACCAGAGTTTTCGCGATCGCTCTCGCAACCACGACCGCGACTTCAACGTGGCCATTACGCGGGGACTGGGGCGCGGCATGGGCAGTACGTGGATTGTGAATGAGCGCAACGGCAAGCTGGAAATGATTGTGCTGGACAGCGCCATTCTCGACATTTTCTTCACGCTGGGCTGGGCGGGTGCGCTGCCCTACTTGGGGGGAGTGATCTTCCTGCTCGTCAGCCTGTTCAAAGATTCTGCTGCCCGTTCCGACCCGTTTGCCAGCACTGCACGGGGCATTTCGCTGGCAGTGTTTTTTCAGTTTATTTTTAGCAGCGTCATGCTGGGCCTGTCGGGCATGATTCTGTGGGGCTTTATGGGCATCGCCCTGGCCGCCAGCCGCTATCATCGCCATCGCAAAAATCTGCTGAAGGTGTTGTAA
- a CDS encoding glycosyltransferase, producing the protein MKVSVIIPCLNNASTLATQLAALAAQQYAEPWEVIVADNGSTDDTVAIAEQFGDRLPNLRVVDASRVGGSAHARNVAAAAARGEFLLFCDGDDEVGAGWVAAMAAALEKADLVGGYMEYWRLNEPWLVRAYSYENGLKLFESGYLKFASGCNLGIRHAVHDAVHGFDETLLRLQDVDYSWRVQQAGFKLSYAPDAIVHFRLRGSIRSVCRRAFKFGYTEPFLYQKHRNKGMPQILSWKSIVKTVALFPVRLIASLRDRASLCKVLMEGCWRGGELYGCIKHRYLPL; encoded by the coding sequence ATGAAAGTTAGCGTGATCATTCCCTGCCTAAACAATGCGTCTACTCTTGCCACCCAACTGGCGGCTTTGGCAGCCCAACAGTACGCAGAGCCGTGGGAAGTCATCGTGGCAGATAATGGGTCTACAGACGACACTGTGGCTATTGCAGAGCAGTTTGGCGATCGCCTCCCCAATCTGCGTGTGGTAGATGCCTCTAGGGTTGGTGGCAGCGCCCATGCCCGCAACGTGGCGGCGGCAGCAGCACGGGGCGAGTTTCTGCTGTTTTGTGATGGAGATGATGAGGTGGGCGCAGGCTGGGTTGCTGCGATGGCTGCTGCCCTGGAGAAAGCCGATCTGGTCGGCGGGTATATGGAATATTGGCGGCTCAACGAACCCTGGCTAGTACGGGCTTATAGCTACGAAAATGGATTGAAGCTGTTTGAGTCGGGATACCTAAAATTTGCCAGCGGGTGTAATTTAGGAATTCGTCATGCTGTTCATGATGCGGTTCATGGATTTGATGAAACGCTGTTGCGGCTTCAGGATGTGGACTATTCCTGGCGCGTGCAGCAGGCTGGATTCAAACTGAGCTATGCACCTGATGCGATCGTTCACTTTCGGCTGCGCGGCAGCATTCGGAGCGTCTGTCGCCGAGCCTTCAAGTTTGGATATACAGAACCATTCCTTTATCAGAAGCATCGAAACAAGGGAATGCCGCAAATCTTGAGTTGGAAGTCGATCGTCAAAACGGTGGCGCTGTTTCCGGTTCGCCTGATTGCCTCGCTGCGCGATCGCGCTTCGTTGTGCAAGGTGCTGATGGAAGGCTGCTGGCGCGGCGGCGAACTCTATGGCTGCATCAAACACCGATATTTGCCGCTTTAG
- a CDS encoding glycosyltransferase family 2 protein, whose product MKLTVIIPTYCRADDLRRCLAALAEQVRSPDEVIVVVRETDCDTWSFLASEKSFPLRNLQPNLRTLSVALPGVVAAMNRGLDAAQGDVVCFTDDDAAPHPDWLQRIEQHFLADPHLGGLGGRDRIQHLPESLTGRPCTVGKLQWFGRPIGNHHLCMGAAREVDILKGVNMSFRRTAIAHRRFDTRMRGSGAQVHFELAFSLALRRDGWRLVYDPAVLVNHYPAPRHDEDQRHQFSAIARQNAVHNETLALLEHLPPVQRGIFLLYAVLLGHRDAFGLAQLVRYFPQQRDLAMRQWAAAMQGRWQGVQTWWKSRKRGLGTGVGGQELEMGG is encoded by the coding sequence ATGAAACTTACCGTCATCATTCCCACCTACTGCCGCGCTGACGACCTGCGGCGCTGTCTGGCGGCCCTGGCTGAGCAAGTGCGATCGCCCGATGAGGTGATCGTGGTGGTGCGCGAGACGGATTGCGACACCTGGAGTTTTCTAGCGTCTGAGAAGAGTTTCCCCTTGCGAAACTTGCAGCCCAATTTGCGAACGCTGAGCGTGGCTCTGCCGGGAGTAGTAGCGGCGATGAATCGGGGCTTGGACGCTGCCCAGGGCGATGTGGTTTGCTTTACAGACGACGACGCTGCGCCCCACCCGGACTGGCTACAGCGCATCGAGCAGCATTTCCTGGCCGATCCCCACTTGGGCGGACTGGGCGGGCGCGATCGCATCCAGCACTTGCCCGAATCTCTGACCGGCCGGCCCTGCACCGTGGGCAAGCTGCAATGGTTTGGTCGGCCCATCGGCAACCATCACCTGTGCATGGGCGCGGCGCGAGAGGTCGATATTCTCAAAGGCGTGAACATGAGCTTCCGACGAACGGCGATCGCCCACCGACGATTCGACACCCGGATGCGCGGCTCTGGGGCCCAGGTTCACTTTGAACTGGCCTTTAGTCTGGCGCTGCGGCGCGACGGCTGGCGACTGGTCTACGATCCCGCAGTCCTGGTCAATCACTACCCCGCCCCCCGGCATGACGAAGACCAGCGCCACCAGTTCAGCGCGATCGCCCGCCAAAACGCCGTCCACAACGAAACCCTGGCGCTGCTGGAACACTTGCCACCTGTGCAAAGAGGGATATTCTTGCTCTACGCCGTGCTACTGGGGCATCGGGATGCCTTTGGGCTGGCCCAGTTGGTGCGCTATTTTCCGCAACAGCGCGATTTAGCCATGCGTCAGTGGGCGGCGGCCATGCAGGGGCGCTGGCAGGGCGTTCAGACCTGGTGGAAAAGCCGAAAGCGGGGTCTGGGAACGGGGGTTGGGGGGCAGGAGTTGGAGATGGGAGGGTAG